One Actinopolymorpha sp. NPDC004070 DNA segment encodes these proteins:
- the dnaN gene encoding DNA polymerase III subunit beta: MKFRVDRDVLADSVAWVARSLPSRPSLPVLAGMLVEARDGELLLSGFDYETSARVSVPADVSAEGSALVSGRLLADISRSLPAQPVDLTAEGGKVVVTCRSARFTVQTLPVEDYPELPQMPAASGTVKGDVFANAVSQVAVAAGRDDMLPVLTGVRIEIEGSSVTLAATDRYRLAVREFTWSPEQSDLSATALVPARVLADTAKAFGAGSDVTIALAAPGTGSGEGLVGFTGTTGGSQRRTTTRLLDGEFPKYRTLFPPEQQTVARVETGALVESLKRVALVAERNTPIRLTFDDGVATLEAGSSDEAQASESIEATIEGEGLTIGFNPQYLLDGLGAIEAPIAQFAFTQSTRPAVLTGLAAADAEPNTDYRYLLMPVRLQS; the protein is encoded by the coding sequence GTGAAGTTCCGCGTAGACCGTGACGTCCTCGCCGATTCGGTGGCCTGGGTGGCACGCAGCCTTCCGTCCAGGCCCTCGCTGCCCGTGCTCGCCGGCATGTTGGTCGAGGCCCGCGACGGCGAGTTGCTGCTGTCCGGCTTCGACTACGAGACCTCCGCACGCGTCAGCGTGCCCGCCGACGTTTCCGCAGAGGGCTCGGCGCTGGTTTCCGGGCGCCTGCTCGCCGACATCAGCCGGAGCCTTCCTGCTCAGCCGGTCGACCTCACCGCCGAGGGCGGCAAGGTCGTGGTGACCTGCCGCAGCGCGCGGTTCACCGTGCAGACGCTGCCGGTCGAGGACTACCCCGAACTGCCGCAGATGCCGGCCGCCTCCGGCACGGTGAAGGGCGACGTGTTCGCCAACGCCGTCTCACAGGTGGCCGTGGCCGCCGGCCGCGACGACATGCTGCCGGTCCTCACCGGTGTCCGCATCGAGATCGAGGGCTCGTCGGTGACGCTCGCCGCGACCGACCGCTACCGCCTCGCGGTCCGCGAGTTCACCTGGTCGCCGGAGCAGTCCGACCTGTCGGCCACCGCCCTGGTGCCGGCGCGGGTGCTCGCCGACACGGCCAAGGCGTTCGGCGCCGGATCGGACGTGACGATCGCGCTCGCCGCTCCCGGCACCGGCAGCGGCGAGGGACTCGTGGGCTTCACCGGCACCACCGGTGGCTCCCAACGCCGGACGACGACCCGGTTGCTGGACGGTGAGTTCCCGAAGTACCGCACGCTCTTCCCGCCCGAGCAGCAGACCGTCGCCCGAGTGGAGACCGGCGCCCTGGTCGAGTCGCTGAAGCGAGTCGCTCTGGTGGCCGAACGCAACACCCCGATCCGGCTCACGTTCGACGACGGGGTCGCCACCCTGGAGGCGGGCAGCAGCGACGAGGCTCAGGCCTCGGAGTCGATCGAGGCCACAATCGAGGGGGAGGGACTGACCATCGGGTTCAACCCGCAGTACCTCCTCGACGGCCTGGGTGCGATCGAGGCCCCGATCGCACAGTTCGCGTTCACCCAGTCGACCCGCCCGGCCGTCCTCACCGGCCTGGCCGCCGCCGACGCCGAGCCGAACACCGACTACCGCTACCTGCTGATGCCGGTACGACTGCAGAGCTGA
- the gnd gene encoding phosphogluconate dehydrogenase (NAD(+)-dependent, decarboxylating) has translation MEIGLVGLGKMGANMRERLRAAGHTVVGYDHHPEVSDVDSLEAMVAQLSRPRVVWVMVPAGATTRAVITELATLLDEGDVVVDGGNSRWTDDAVSAQTLAERGIGFVDCGVSGGVWGRTNGYALMCGGTAEDVAKVQPAFDALKPEGEFGFVHAGKVGAGHFAKMVHNGIEYGVMQAYAEGYELLEATDIVDNVTDVFRSWREGTVIRSWLLDLLVSALEEDQRLEKIRGYADDSGEGRWTVEAAIENAVPMPAIAAALFARFASRQDDSPAMKAIAAMRNQFGGHAVHPDAHSVRPDTEAP, from the coding sequence ATGGAGATCGGGCTTGTCGGCCTGGGCAAGATGGGCGCGAACATGCGGGAGCGCCTGCGTGCCGCCGGTCACACGGTCGTGGGATACGACCACCACCCCGAGGTCTCCGACGTGGACAGTCTCGAGGCGATGGTCGCCCAGTTGTCGCGACCGCGCGTGGTGTGGGTGATGGTCCCGGCCGGGGCCACCACGAGAGCTGTGATCACCGAGCTCGCCACGCTTCTCGACGAGGGTGACGTCGTGGTCGACGGCGGTAACTCCCGCTGGACCGACGACGCAGTCAGCGCCCAGACGCTCGCCGAGCGCGGCATCGGGTTCGTCGACTGCGGCGTGTCCGGCGGCGTATGGGGCCGAACCAACGGCTACGCCCTGATGTGCGGCGGCACGGCCGAGGACGTGGCCAAGGTGCAGCCGGCGTTCGACGCGCTCAAGCCGGAGGGCGAGTTCGGCTTCGTCCACGCCGGCAAGGTCGGCGCCGGCCACTTCGCCAAGATGGTGCACAACGGCATCGAGTACGGCGTGATGCAGGCGTACGCCGAGGGATACGAACTCCTCGAGGCCACCGACATCGTCGACAACGTCACCGACGTCTTCCGCTCCTGGCGCGAGGGCACCGTGATCCGGTCCTGGCTGCTCGACCTGCTGGTCTCCGCGCTGGAGGAGGACCAGCGGCTGGAGAAGATCCGGGGGTACGCCGACGACTCCGGCGAGGGCCGCTGGACCGTCGAGGCCGCCATCGAGAACGCCGTACCCATGCCGGCCATCGCCGCCGCGCTGTTCGCCCGCTTCGCCTCCCGCCAGGACGACTCCCCCGCGATGAAGGCGATCGCCGCGATGCGCAACCAGTTCGGCGGACACGCGGTGCACCCGGACGCCCACTCGGTGCGCCCGGACACCGAGGCTCCCTGA
- the recF gene encoding DNA replication/repair protein RecF: MYVAHLSLTDFRNYATVELDLEPGVTVFLGQNGQGKTNLVEAVGYLATLGSHRVPHDAPLVRADATRAIVRGDVVRGARHALIELEVTPGRANRARLNRSPVSRPRDVLGVLRTVLFAPEDLALVKGDPDTRRRFLDELLVARAPRLSGVRQDYDRVLRQRNTLLKTAAQASSGALRTLDAWDSHLARLSGEILAARLATIELLRPLVAKAYAHVSPTQEEVRLDYRSSADLGDQVTAAALADDVTAALAERRDEEVRRGVSLVGPHRDDVVLSLGEFPAKGYASHGESWSVALALRLAAYDLLCSDGGEPVLILDDVFAELDAGRRRRLAGLVAGAEQVLVTAAVAEDVPEQLAGTRYVVVEGKVERAEPAA, from the coding sequence GTGTACGTCGCGCACCTCTCCCTCACCGACTTCCGCAACTACGCCACGGTCGAGCTCGACCTCGAACCAGGGGTCACGGTGTTTCTGGGCCAGAACGGCCAGGGCAAGACCAATCTCGTGGAGGCGGTCGGCTACCTCGCCACACTCGGTTCGCACCGAGTGCCGCACGACGCGCCGTTGGTGCGCGCCGACGCCACCCGGGCGATCGTTCGCGGGGACGTGGTCCGTGGCGCCCGGCACGCGCTGATCGAGCTGGAGGTCACGCCCGGGCGCGCCAACCGTGCCCGGCTCAACCGGTCGCCGGTATCCCGCCCGCGGGACGTGCTCGGCGTCCTCCGCACGGTCCTGTTCGCACCCGAGGACCTCGCCCTGGTGAAGGGCGACCCGGACACCCGGCGGCGGTTCCTGGACGAGTTGCTGGTGGCCCGCGCGCCACGGCTTTCCGGCGTACGGCAGGACTACGATCGGGTTCTGCGCCAGCGGAACACCCTGCTCAAGACGGCCGCGCAGGCGTCCTCCGGGGCCCTGCGCACGCTGGACGCGTGGGATTCGCACCTGGCCCGGCTCAGTGGGGAGATCCTCGCGGCCAGGCTGGCCACCATCGAGTTGCTGCGTCCGCTGGTGGCGAAGGCGTACGCACACGTGTCGCCCACGCAGGAGGAGGTACGCCTCGACTACCGCAGCTCGGCCGACCTCGGCGACCAGGTCACCGCGGCCGCGCTGGCCGACGACGTCACCGCCGCGCTGGCCGAACGCCGGGACGAGGAGGTCCGCCGCGGCGTCTCGCTTGTCGGTCCGCACCGCGACGATGTGGTCCTGAGCCTCGGCGAGTTCCCGGCGAAGGGGTACGCCAGCCACGGCGAGTCGTGGTCGGTGGCGCTGGCGCTGCGGCTGGCGGCGTACGACCTGCTGTGCAGTGACGGAGGTGAGCCGGTGCTGATCCTGGACGACGTGTTCGCCGAGCTCGACGCCGGACGCAGGCGCCGGTTGGCCGGCCTGGTGGCCGGCGCGGAGCAGGTGCTTGTGACCGCCGCCGTGGCGGAGGACGTCCCGGAGCAGTTGGCCGGGACGCGGTACGTCGTCGTGGAGGGGAAGGTCGAACGTGCCGAACCTGCCGCCTGA
- a CDS encoding DciA family protein — protein sequence MPNLPPDLPDLPDRSDPADPSAFSSDASDSLDPAVLVDPVDGAAQAPAGKDGKDHDDETPEGPRSPDDGDATWNPSGLELARAVAAALARPGVGGRPGRRSGSAGRAGDRRSRAGLTSRTTRSGAGPDDRDPQALESTIGRLVNERGWTTDVAVAGALARWDHIVGPDVAAHCRAERYVDAELTVRADSTAWATQVRLLAPSLVRRLNEELGDGTVRRVIVLGPSAPSWQRGLRSVRDGRGPRDTYG from the coding sequence GTGCCGAACCTGCCGCCTGACCTGCCCGACCTGCCCGACCGCTCCGATCCGGCAGACCCGTCGGCGTTCTCTTCCGACGCTTCGGACTCCCTGGACCCCGCGGTGCTCGTCGACCCCGTCGACGGTGCGGCACAGGCTCCGGCCGGCAAGGACGGCAAGGACCATGACGACGAGACGCCGGAAGGCCCCCGCTCACCCGACGACGGCGACGCGACCTGGAACCCCTCCGGTCTGGAACTGGCCCGGGCGGTCGCCGCGGCCCTGGCACGCCCCGGGGTCGGCGGCCGTCCCGGCAGGCGGTCCGGCTCGGCCGGGCGCGCCGGTGACCGGCGTTCCCGAGCGGGTCTCACCTCCAGGACCACCCGGTCCGGCGCCGGGCCCGACGACCGTGACCCGCAGGCACTCGAGTCCACCATCGGCCGGCTGGTCAACGAACGCGGCTGGACCACCGACGTCGCCGTCGCCGGCGCGCTCGCCCGCTGGGACCACATCGTCGGGCCGGACGTCGCGGCACACTGCCGGGCGGAGCGGTACGTCGACGCCGAGCTGACCGTCCGGGCCGACTCGACCGCGTGGGCGACCCAGGTCCGGCTGCTCGCCCCGAGCCTGGTGCGGCGGCTGAACGAGGAACTCGGTGACGGCACCGTCCGGCGGGTGATCGTTCTCGGTCCGTCGGCTCCGAGCTGGCAGCGGGGTCTGCGCAGTGTCCGCGACGGACGGGGTCCCCGGGACACCTACGGCTGA
- the gyrB gene encoding DNA topoisomerase (ATP-hydrolyzing) subunit B: MPTTDDAPTNEDLPQYDASAIRVLEGLDAVRKRPGMYIGSTGERGLHQLVWEAVDNAVDEAMAGHADRVEVTILPDGGLRVVDNGRGIPTGIVESEGRSAVEVVMTVLHAGGKFGGGGYKVSGGLHGVGISVVNALSTRLEVEVKNAGHRWTQSFHLGEPDHPLAQHEETDETGTAITFWPTPDIFETTTFVYETIATRLREMAFLNKGLTIALRDERTELSETGEAREAVFCYENGIVDYVEHLNATKDPVHRSVIAFEAEDTKAGMSLDVAMQWNSSFTESVHTFANAINTHEGGTHEEGFRSALTSLVNRFGEDWNLIKKREDRLSGDDVREGLTAIISVKMEQPQFEGQTKTKLGNTEAKTFVQTLMYDQLSQWFEKNPGEGRDIVRKGIAAATARVAARKARDLARNRKGLLGGGGLPGKLADCQSTNPDECEIFIVEGDSAGGSAKGGRDPRIQAILPIRGKILNVERARIDRVLQNAEVQAIIAALGTGIHEDFDLAKLRYHKIVLMADADVDGQHITTLLLTLLFRYMKQVIEAGHVYIAQPPLFKIRWSNAPHELAYSDRERDGLLAAGQEAGRKLPRENPIQRYKGLGEMNADELWETTMDPDGRILGQVTLDDAAQADEIFSVLMGEDVEQRRSFIQRNAKDVRFLDI; the protein is encoded by the coding sequence GTGCCTACGACTGATGATGCGCCAACCAACGAAGATCTGCCTCAGTACGACGCCAGCGCGATCCGGGTCCTGGAGGGCCTGGACGCGGTGCGTAAGCGGCCGGGAATGTACATCGGTTCCACCGGTGAGCGGGGTCTGCACCAGTTGGTGTGGGAAGCCGTCGACAACGCGGTGGACGAGGCGATGGCCGGTCACGCGGATCGGGTCGAGGTCACCATCCTTCCCGACGGCGGCCTGCGGGTGGTCGACAACGGTCGCGGTATCCCCACCGGGATCGTGGAGTCGGAGGGGCGTTCGGCGGTCGAGGTCGTGATGACCGTGCTGCACGCCGGCGGGAAGTTCGGCGGCGGCGGCTACAAGGTCTCCGGCGGTTTGCACGGCGTGGGTATCTCCGTGGTCAACGCGCTGTCGACCCGGCTCGAGGTCGAGGTCAAGAACGCAGGTCACCGCTGGACCCAGTCGTTCCACCTCGGTGAGCCGGACCACCCGCTGGCCCAGCACGAGGAGACCGACGAGACCGGCACCGCGATCACGTTCTGGCCCACGCCCGACATCTTCGAGACGACGACGTTCGTCTACGAGACGATCGCCACCCGGCTGCGGGAGATGGCCTTCCTCAACAAGGGCCTCACCATCGCGCTGCGAGACGAGCGGACCGAGCTGAGCGAGACGGGCGAGGCGCGCGAGGCGGTCTTCTGTTACGAGAACGGCATCGTCGACTATGTCGAGCACCTCAACGCCACGAAGGACCCGGTGCACCGCAGCGTGATCGCGTTCGAGGCCGAGGACACCAAGGCCGGCATGAGCCTGGACGTCGCGATGCAGTGGAACTCCTCCTTCACCGAGTCGGTGCACACCTTCGCCAACGCGATCAACACCCACGAGGGCGGCACCCACGAGGAGGGCTTCCGGTCCGCGCTCACCAGCCTGGTGAACAGGTTCGGCGAGGACTGGAACCTCATCAAGAAGCGTGAGGACCGGCTGTCCGGTGACGACGTACGCGAGGGCCTGACCGCGATCATCTCGGTCAAGATGGAACAGCCGCAGTTCGAGGGGCAGACGAAGACCAAGCTCGGCAACACCGAGGCCAAGACGTTCGTCCAGACCCTGATGTACGACCAGCTCAGCCAGTGGTTCGAGAAGAACCCCGGCGAGGGCCGCGACATCGTGCGCAAGGGTATCGCCGCCGCGACCGCGCGGGTGGCCGCCCGCAAGGCGCGTGACCTGGCCCGCAACCGCAAGGGCCTGCTGGGCGGGGGTGGCCTGCCGGGCAAGCTCGCCGACTGCCAGTCGACCAACCCCGACGAGTGCGAGATCTTCATCGTGGAGGGTGACTCCGCGGGTGGGTCGGCCAAGGGTGGGCGCGATCCGCGGATCCAGGCGATCCTGCCGATCCGGGGCAAGATCCTCAACGTCGAGCGGGCCCGGATCGACCGGGTGCTGCAGAACGCCGAGGTCCAGGCCATCATCGCCGCGCTGGGCACCGGGATCCACGAGGACTTCGACCTGGCCAAGCTGCGCTATCACAAGATCGTGCTGATGGCCGACGCCGACGTGGACGGCCAGCACATCACCACCCTGCTGCTGACGTTGTTGTTCCGCTACATGAAGCAGGTCATCGAGGCCGGCCACGTCTACATCGCTCAGCCGCCGTTGTTCAAGATCCGCTGGTCCAACGCGCCGCACGAGCTGGCCTACTCCGACCGCGAACGCGACGGTCTGCTGGCCGCGGGCCAGGAGGCCGGGCGCAAGCTGCCCAGGGAAAACCCGATCCAGCGGTACAAGGGTCTCGGCGAGATGAACGCCGACGAGTTGTGGGAGACCACGATGGATCCCGACGGCCGGATCCTGGGACAGGTCACCCTCGACGACGCCGCACAGGCGGACGAGATCTTCTCCGTCCTCATGGGAGAGGACGTCGAGCAGCGGCGTTCGTTCATCCAGCGCAACGCCAAGGACGTCCGGTTCCTCGACATCTGA
- the gyrA gene encoding DNA gyrase subunit A, whose translation MTEDTTAAPPPPPSRVNPVDLQAEMQRNYLEYAMSVIVGRALPDVRDGLKPVHVRVLYAMYDGGYRPDRGFSKCSRVVGDVMGQYHPHGDSAIYDTLVGLAQPWTKRHPLVQGQGNFGSPGNDPPAAMRYTECRMAPLAMEMVRDIDEDTVEFRPNYDGRGQEPVVLPSRFPNLLVNGSAGIAVGMATNIPPHNMREVSSAALWALEHPEATREEILAAAMERIPGPDFPTGALIVGNRGIEDAYRTGRGSITMRAVVDVEEDNKGRTCLVITELPYQVNPDNLALRIAELADSGKVTGIADVRDDSSSRTGQRLVVVLKRDAIAKVVLNNLYKHTQLQDNFGANMLALVDGIPRTLSLDQFLTHWIDHQIDVIQRRTRFRLRKAEEDAHVYRGLAKALDALDEVIALIRRSPSADDARTGLIELLEIDEIQARAILDMQLRRLAALERQAILERLAELEARIADYKDILASPERQRRIVAEELTAIVDRYGDDRRTQIIPADGDLTAADLIPDEEVVVTITMGGYAKRTRSDLYRSQKRGGKGVRGAALRGDDVINHLFVTRTHHWLLFFTNRGRVYRARAYELPEAARDAKGGHVAGLLSFQPDEEIAEVLAIADYEQFPYLVLATKKGLVKKTPLREYDSNRAAGVIALNFRDEDDELIGAELVNPDDELLLVSRKAQAVRFVADDGQLRPMGRATSGVTGMRFRDGDELLSMAVIRAGEEEGQYVFTVTDGGYAKRTAVSEYRRQGRGGLGIKAMRISDARGSLVGAIVVSNGDRVLSVKASGQVTRSPVADVAAKGRDTMGVIFAGVREGDSVVAIARNTEDDAGDDGKPETADDLPADDGPTDGPAGQDQADSQEDST comes from the coding sequence GTGACCGAAGACACCACCGCCGCTCCACCACCCCCGCCCTCCAGGGTCAACCCCGTCGATCTCCAGGCGGAGATGCAGCGCAACTACCTCGAGTACGCCATGAGCGTGATCGTGGGCCGGGCGCTGCCGGATGTCCGCGACGGGCTGAAGCCGGTGCACGTCCGCGTGCTGTACGCCATGTACGACGGCGGGTACCGGCCCGACCGCGGTTTCTCCAAGTGCTCGCGCGTCGTCGGTGACGTGATGGGTCAGTACCACCCTCACGGTGACAGCGCGATCTACGACACCCTCGTCGGCCTGGCGCAGCCGTGGACCAAGCGGCACCCGCTGGTGCAGGGGCAGGGCAACTTCGGTTCGCCGGGCAACGACCCGCCGGCCGCCATGCGGTACACCGAGTGCCGGATGGCGCCGCTGGCGATGGAGATGGTGCGCGACATCGACGAGGACACCGTCGAGTTCCGCCCCAACTACGACGGCCGCGGGCAGGAGCCGGTCGTACTCCCCAGCCGGTTCCCCAACCTGCTGGTCAACGGCTCGGCCGGGATCGCGGTCGGGATGGCCACCAACATCCCGCCGCACAACATGCGCGAGGTCTCCTCGGCGGCACTGTGGGCGCTGGAGCACCCGGAGGCCACCAGGGAGGAGATCCTCGCCGCCGCGATGGAGCGCATCCCCGGCCCGGACTTCCCGACCGGTGCGCTCATCGTCGGCAACCGCGGGATCGAGGACGCCTACCGCACCGGCCGCGGCTCGATCACCATGCGCGCGGTGGTCGACGTGGAGGAGGACAACAAGGGCCGCACCTGCCTGGTGATCACCGAGCTGCCCTACCAGGTCAACCCGGACAATCTCGCCCTGCGGATCGCCGAGCTCGCCGACTCCGGCAAGGTCACCGGCATCGCCGACGTACGCGACGACTCCTCCTCCCGCACCGGCCAGCGGCTGGTCGTCGTCCTCAAGCGGGACGCGATCGCGAAGGTCGTCCTCAACAACCTGTACAAGCACACCCAGCTGCAGGACAACTTCGGCGCCAACATGCTGGCGCTGGTCGACGGCATTCCGCGCACGCTGTCCCTCGACCAGTTCCTCACCCACTGGATCGACCACCAGATCGACGTCATCCAGCGGCGCACCCGGTTCCGGCTGCGCAAGGCCGAGGAGGACGCCCACGTCTACCGCGGCCTGGCCAAGGCACTCGACGCCCTCGACGAAGTCATCGCGCTCATCCGGCGCAGCCCGTCGGCCGACGACGCCCGCACCGGCCTCATCGAGCTGCTGGAGATCGACGAGATCCAGGCCCGGGCCATCCTCGACATGCAGCTGCGCCGGCTGGCCGCGCTCGAACGCCAGGCCATCCTGGAGCGGCTGGCCGAGCTCGAGGCCCGGATCGCCGACTACAAGGACATCCTCGCCTCCCCGGAACGCCAGCGCAGGATCGTCGCCGAGGAGCTGACCGCCATCGTCGACCGCTACGGCGACGACCGGCGTACGCAGATCATCCCCGCCGACGGCGACCTGACCGCGGCCGACCTCATCCCCGACGAGGAGGTCGTGGTCACCATCACGATGGGTGGCTACGCCAAGCGCACCCGTAGCGACCTCTACCGCAGCCAGAAGCGCGGCGGGAAGGGTGTGCGGGGGGCGGCGCTGCGGGGCGACGACGTGATCAACCACCTGTTCGTGACCCGTACCCATCACTGGCTGTTGTTCTTCACCAACCGTGGCCGGGTCTACCGCGCCAGGGCGTACGAGCTGCCGGAGGCGGCGCGGGACGCGAAGGGCGGCCACGTCGCGGGGCTGCTGTCGTTCCAGCCGGACGAGGAGATCGCCGAGGTGCTGGCGATCGCCGACTACGAGCAGTTCCCGTACCTCGTCCTCGCGACCAAGAAGGGCCTGGTCAAGAAGACCCCGCTGCGGGAGTACGACTCCAACCGCGCGGCCGGGGTCATCGCCTTGAACTTCCGCGACGAGGACGACGAGCTGATCGGCGCCGAACTGGTCAACCCCGACGACGAACTCCTCCTGGTGTCCCGCAAGGCTCAGGCGGTGCGTTTCGTGGCCGATGACGGACAGTTGCGTCCGATGGGCCGGGCTACGTCCGGCGTGACCGGGATGCGGTTCCGCGACGGTGACGAACTGTTGTCGATGGCGGTGATCCGCGCCGGCGAGGAAGAGGGTCAGTACGTCTTCACGGTGACCGACGGTGGTTACGCCAAGCGGACGGCAGTTTCCGAGTACCGCCGACAGGGCCGGGGCGGGCTGGGAATCAAGGCGATGCGGATTTCCGACGCCCGGGGCTCCCTCGTTGGGGCAATAGTGGTAAGTAACGGGGACCGGGTCCTGTCCGTCAAAGCCAGCGGACAGGTGACCAGAAGCCCGGTGGCGGACGTGGCGGCGAAGGGACGTGACACCATGGGCGTCATCTTCGCCGGAGTGCGCGAAGGGGATTCGGTCGTTGCCATCGCCCGGAACACCGAGGACGATGCTGGGGACGACGGGAAACCGGAGACGGCCGACGACCTGCCCGCTGATGATGGACCTACCGACGGTCCGGCCGGGCAGGACCAGGCTGACAGCCAGGAGGACAGCACGTGA
- a CDS encoding DUF3566 domain-containing protein: MTRNGGPDESATQVIPSTGGGAGQSNRPGHKAQNGPDNTPRAAPPRPDLRRPAPNRPTDPAAIRERNGLRQRILSAPQPPPDPRTRVRRARLRAVRLDPWSVMKTAFLLSIAFAIVTVVAVSVVWYVLQAAGVYDSISRTISDVLGSASETRFNLEDYIGLQRVLGFTALICVVDVILITAIATLCAFLYNLSASLLGGLEVTLAEDE, encoded by the coding sequence GTGACACGGAACGGCGGGCCTGACGAATCCGCTACCCAAGTCATCCCCTCGACCGGGGGCGGAGCTGGCCAGAGCAACCGTCCTGGGCACAAGGCCCAGAACGGTCCGGATAACACTCCGCGTGCGGCGCCCCCACGCCCCGACCTGCGCAGGCCCGCGCCCAACCGGCCGACCGACCCGGCGGCGATCCGGGAGCGCAACGGGCTCCGTCAGCGGATCCTGTCCGCGCCGCAGCCGCCACCGGACCCGCGCACCCGCGTGCGCCGGGCCCGGCTGCGGGCGGTCCGGCTGGACCCGTGGTCGGTGATGAAGACGGCGTTCCTGCTGTCCATCGCGTTCGCGATCGTGACCGTCGTGGCGGTGAGCGTGGTCTGGTACGTCCTTCAGGCGGCCGGCGTGTACGACTCCATCAGCCGGACGATCTCCGACGTACTCGGCAGCGCCTCGGAGACCCGGTTCAACCTCGAGGACTACATCGGGCTGCAGCGGGTCCTCGGGTTCACCGCACTGATCTGCGTGGTCGACGTGATCCTGATCACCGCGATCGCCACGTTGTGCGCGTTCCTCTACAACCTGTCCGCCAGCCTGCTGGGCGGCCTGGAGGTCACGCTCGCCGAGGACGAGTGA
- a CDS encoding DLW-39 family protein — MKKALLAAVAIAGGWFAYKRLQADKAEQNLWAEATDPVPPSGGAH, encoded by the coding sequence ATCAAGAAGGCACTCCTCGCCGCTGTCGCGATCGCCGGTGGCTGGTTCGCGTACAAGCGGTTGCAGGCGGACAAGGCGGAGCAGAACCTCTGGGCGGAGGCAACCGACCCGGTCCCGCCCTCCGGTGGCGCTCACTGA
- a CDS encoding GNAT family N-acetyltransferase: MNDAATDLPDSNQSGTSSRVTLRHLADRDQDEFLELVGASTHLHRPWMSLPSTPEQFRAYLARYEGPDEESVLVCVRGSGAIAGMVNINSIIRGRFQSGSVAYAAFAPTAGQGYLTEGLTLAVRFAFEQLRLHRLEAQIQPANHASLKLVRRVGFRQEGYSPKLLYIDGAWRDHERWAITNTMIDIGPTSPHPTLPER; encoded by the coding sequence GTGAACGACGCGGCGACCGACCTCCCTGACTCCAACCAGTCGGGCACTTCCAGCCGGGTGACTCTGCGCCACCTCGCCGACCGCGACCAGGACGAGTTCCTCGAGCTGGTGGGCGCGAGCACGCACCTGCATCGGCCGTGGATGTCCCTGCCGTCCACGCCGGAGCAGTTCCGGGCCTATCTCGCCCGCTACGAGGGGCCCGACGAAGAGTCGGTGCTGGTCTGCGTGCGCGGCAGTGGAGCCATCGCCGGGATGGTCAACATCAACAGCATCATCCGGGGACGGTTTCAGTCCGGATCCGTCGCCTACGCCGCGTTTGCCCCGACCGCCGGCCAGGGCTACCTGACCGAGGGGCTCACGCTCGCGGTGCGCTTCGCCTTCGAGCAGTTGCGGCTCCACCGGCTCGAAGCCCAGATCCAGCCCGCCAACCACGCGTCTCTCAAGCTGGTACGCAGGGTCGGATTCCGGCAGGAGGGCTACTCGCCCAAGCTGCTGTACATCGACGGGGCCTGGCGCGACCACGAGCGCTGGGCGATCACGAACACCATGATCGACATCGGGCCAACGTCTCCGCACCCGACGCTGCCCGAGCGCTAG